The following proteins are co-located in the Thermomicrobiales bacterium genome:
- a CDS encoding cob(I)yrinic acid a,c-diamide adenosyltransferase, protein MRYYTGRGDQGTTDLLGDRVGKNDPIVGLLGDLDETTSNIGNGRAHATSTELKTTLMEAQHDLYRIMAELAFTDEIRPASYDFGADRVAWLEHVTDNIGAKFALPPHFILPGDTIPGAALDVARTVARRAERTAVEVHAMGRLSNREILRYLNRLSSLLFIAARYEDHLAGIQSTRARQEDDR, encoded by the coding sequence ATGCGCTACTACACCGGCCGAGGCGACCAGGGAACGACCGATCTACTTGGTGATCGTGTCGGCAAGAACGACCCCATCGTCGGGCTGCTCGGCGACTTGGACGAAACGACTTCCAACATCGGCAATGGACGAGCCCATGCGACCAGCACCGAACTGAAAACAACTCTGATGGAAGCGCAACACGACCTGTATCGCATCATGGCCGAGCTCGCATTTACCGATGAAATCAGGCCGGCGTCCTACGACTTCGGAGCGGATCGTGTCGCCTGGCTGGAACACGTCACGGACAACATCGGCGCGAAGTTCGCGTTGCCGCCGCATTTCATCCTGCCGGGCGACACCATTCCTGGAGCCGCGCTGGACGTGGCGCGCACCGTTGCACGCCGAGCTGAGCGGACCGCTGTCGAGGTGCACGCCATGGGACGCCTCTCGAATCGGGAGATCCTCCGCTATCTCAACCGGCTCTCGTCTTTGCTCTTCATCGCGGCGCGGTATGAAGACCATCTGGCCGGTATTCAGTCGACCAGGGCGCGCCAGGAGGACGATCGTTAA
- a CDS encoding Gfo/Idh/MocA family oxidoreductase, translating into MVASRYLPSRSIPTGVIRVGVIGTGFGESVHIPALKTIPFVEVGSVCSKRADRAHMVAARHNIRKSTNDYRELIRDDDIDAVVIASPPNLHHTMAFAAIEAGKHVLCEKPMSRTVAEARDLVRLAEHERVVAMVNHEFRFEPARARAKELIESGWLGEPHSANVTVYRSTLNDPNGAPFDWLMDEAKGGGMLGAAGSHYLDALRWWFGDVRSVAGVSATMVKQRRLADSNVMGNVSADDNFAVILRFLNGALGTVTYSATSPFEFGEQIILSGAEGMLMMTGDRKLYGARRGQSVSELPLPEHLTAEVSPTDHPLYGPTSLLLRVWIGAIRTGDVASPSFLDGLKVQELMDGAQRSGQLGRWVEVEKGRFGVR; encoded by the coding sequence ATGGTCGCCAGCCGCTATCTGCCCAGCCGCTCCATTCCAACCGGTGTCATTCGGGTTGGTGTCATCGGCACCGGATTCGGTGAAAGCGTCCACATTCCCGCGCTGAAAACCATCCCGTTCGTCGAGGTCGGCAGTGTCTGCTCGAAACGGGCGGATCGAGCGCACATGGTGGCGGCGCGGCACAACATTCGCAAGTCGACGAACGACTACCGCGAGCTCATCCGGGACGACGATATCGATGCCGTGGTGATCGCATCACCGCCGAATCTGCATCACACCATGGCCTTTGCCGCCATCGAAGCAGGAAAGCATGTTCTTTGCGAAAAACCAATGTCGCGTACGGTTGCCGAAGCGCGCGACCTGGTACGGCTGGCGGAACACGAGCGCGTAGTGGCGATGGTCAATCACGAGTTTCGATTCGAGCCGGCTCGCGCCCGCGCCAAGGAACTGATCGAGTCTGGTTGGTTGGGCGAACCCCATTCCGCCAACGTTACGGTCTACCGCTCGACGTTGAACGACCCAAACGGAGCCCCGTTCGACTGGCTGATGGATGAGGCGAAAGGCGGGGGCATGCTTGGCGCCGCCGGTTCGCACTATCTCGATGCCCTGCGATGGTGGTTCGGCGATGTTCGCTCGGTCGCCGGGGTCTCGGCCACGATGGTGAAGCAACGCCGCCTGGCCGATTCGAACGTGATGGGAAATGTCAGCGCAGACGACAATTTTGCCGTCATTCTGCGCTTTCTCAATGGCGCGCTCGGTACGGTCACCTATTCGGCGACGTCGCCGTTCGAGTTCGGCGAGCAGATCATCCTTTCAGGGGCAGAGGGTATGCTCATGATGACGGGCGACCGCAAGCTCTACGGCGCGCGCCGGGGACAATCGGTGAGCGAGCTTCCGCTTCCCGAGCATCTCACCGCCGAGGTCTCGCCGACCGACCATCCCCTGTATGGACCCACCAGCCTCTTGCTGCGCGTCTGGATCGGCGCGATTCGCACTGGAGACGTGGCATCTCCCTCATTCCTCGATGGACTCAAGGTGCAGGAGCTCATGGACGGAGCGCAGCGATCTGGCCAGCTCGGCCGCTGGGTCGAAGTCGAGAAGGGCCGATTTGGGGTTCGATAA
- the gltB gene encoding glutamate synthase large subunit, whose translation MKRTVTGQPTFPLYQNAYEHDSCGVGLVVNIEGRPSRRIVELALGGLVNLTHRGGVGADERTGDGAGILTQLPHELFAPVVAEFGATANPGEYGVATVFLPQDGESATAGRQIMDSAAAAAGVSVLGWRTTPVDTSVLGRIAAGTRPEIAQLFLGRPDDQDEAAFERTLMLLRKTAERRAVESGLRDFYVASCSCRTIVYKGFCLPEDLAAFYLDLQQPEFTSAIGLFHQRYSTNTLPTWAMAQPFRFIAHNGEINTVQGNRNWMTARTPELAYADGVGPEELSPVVSLTGSDSASFDNVVELLYHGDRSLPHALMMLVPEPWEQLPDMPAERHAFYDYHAGLLEQWDGPAAMAFTDGVLAGATLDRNGLRPLRYAITSDGLLIAGSEAGTVAVDQASIVEKGRLGPGQMVVVDTARQLVLRNPEIKAEVAALEPWQEWLAENRATLASGADLYSESTLDDLVTIQRSYGYSGEDARLIVNPMAGEGKEPTWSMGDDAPLAVLSERIRPLSAYFRQRFAQVTNPPIDSLREKKVMALDSYIGPRGNLLASEPGAARLIHLPSVIVSEAQLQELATFDCGVLKGVKLSTLFSLPGEQAPAGAALTAALDQLIEASADAIANGASIIVLSDRGIDREHVAIPMLLAVGALHHEMIRRGMRMKFDLVCETGEVWDVHQLACLIGYSAAAVHPWLALQAASALAGTRNYEEITPAELQRNYVKMLEYGMLKVGSKMGISTASGYRGAQIFETIGISQQVIDAYFTGTPSRLDGIGFAEIEHDLVTRHREAFEVPQAKLPDPGFVRFRKDGEAHGYNPTMVKALQAAATSSETSDYDAYRELVKQHPLTAVRDLMTLEPIGAPIPIEEVESVNDIASRFVVTAMSLGALSPEAYRALAIGMNRVGGRSNSGEGGEDPDWYDEPGPDEPHSKIKQVASGRFGVTARYLAKASELEIKMAQGSKPGEGGQLPGHKVTEFIARVRHAVPGLPLISPPPHHDIYSIEDLAQLIYDLRQVNPKATIGVKLVAEAGVGTIAAGVAKARADYILISGHSGGTGASPLTSIKYAGCPWEIGLAETQQTLVMNGLRSRVRLRTDGGIKTPEDVVMAAMLGAEEYGFGTSVLIAIGCDMARQCHLNTCPTGIATQKEELRAKFGGTPEMVANYFTLLAEGVREVLASIGARTIDEIVGRTDLLTRRPDLTGRAELLDLSSLFAEPAAETVRRKTIGLTDADETIDDRILAQHGDAIRGTGHVSISERITTKDRTVGAQVAGAISLAHGLYALGEPKYKASFTGSAGQSFGAFTVNGMHLTLEGEANDYVGKGMAGGTIAIKPLADAAFETPQVIAGNTILYGATGGEAYVAGKVGERFAVRNSGATAVVEGLGDHGCEYMTGGLVAILGPTGRNFGAGMTNGIAYVYDPEGGFDTHINGESVLVERGLGAVDEAELRALIERHVALTGSALGQQLLDDWATTLTVTWKVIPRATLLLQVATPDQVEARGAAD comes from the coding sequence ATGAAACGAACGGTCACAGGCCAGCCAACGTTTCCTCTTTATCAGAACGCGTATGAGCACGATAGCTGTGGCGTCGGCCTGGTCGTGAACATCGAGGGGCGCCCTTCGCGGCGCATCGTCGAGCTGGCGCTGGGTGGTTTGGTGAATCTGACCCACCGCGGCGGTGTCGGCGCGGATGAGCGCACAGGTGACGGGGCAGGCATCCTGACGCAACTGCCGCACGAGCTCTTCGCGCCAGTAGTGGCCGAGTTCGGTGCGACAGCCAACCCCGGCGAATACGGCGTGGCGACCGTTTTCCTTCCGCAGGACGGCGAGAGCGCGACCGCGGGTCGTCAAATCATGGATTCCGCGGCTGCTGCGGCGGGAGTTTCCGTGCTCGGGTGGCGAACAACGCCGGTCGATACCAGCGTCCTGGGTAGGATCGCGGCAGGAACTCGTCCAGAGATAGCCCAGCTCTTCCTTGGGCGCCCGGACGATCAGGACGAAGCCGCGTTCGAACGGACCCTGATGCTCCTGCGCAAGACGGCAGAACGACGCGCGGTCGAGTCCGGACTTCGTGACTTCTATGTTGCTTCCTGTTCTTGCCGGACGATCGTTTACAAGGGATTCTGCCTACCAGAGGATCTTGCTGCGTTCTATCTCGACCTGCAGCAGCCGGAATTCACCAGCGCCATCGGGCTCTTCCATCAGCGTTACAGCACGAACACGTTGCCGACCTGGGCAATGGCGCAGCCGTTCCGTTTTATCGCCCACAACGGTGAGATCAACACCGTGCAGGGCAACCGCAACTGGATGACGGCGCGAACTCCCGAGTTGGCGTATGCGGACGGGGTCGGTCCGGAAGAGCTCAGTCCAGTGGTCAGCCTGACGGGCTCGGATTCGGCGAGCTTCGACAATGTGGTGGAGCTGCTCTATCACGGCGATCGGTCGTTACCGCATGCGCTGATGATGCTGGTGCCGGAGCCGTGGGAACAGCTGCCGGATATGCCGGCCGAACGGCACGCCTTCTATGACTATCATGCTGGTCTCCTCGAGCAATGGGACGGTCCGGCCGCAATGGCGTTTACCGATGGCGTGCTCGCCGGCGCAACTCTCGACCGAAACGGTCTGCGGCCGTTGCGCTATGCGATCACCAGCGACGGTCTGCTGATTGCCGGTTCGGAAGCGGGCACGGTGGCGGTCGATCAAGCGAGCATCGTGGAGAAAGGCAGGCTGGGTCCGGGTCAGATGGTGGTGGTCGATACCGCTCGCCAGCTGGTATTGCGCAACCCGGAGATCAAGGCCGAGGTCGCCGCGCTCGAACCGTGGCAGGAATGGCTTGCGGAGAACCGGGCAACGCTCGCCAGTGGCGCCGATCTCTACAGCGAATCCACCCTGGATGACCTGGTGACGATTCAGCGATCGTACGGCTACTCCGGTGAGGATGCGCGGCTGATCGTAAACCCGATGGCTGGTGAGGGTAAAGAACCAACCTGGTCGATGGGTGACGATGCGCCCCTGGCCGTACTTTCCGAACGTATCCGCCCACTTTCTGCCTACTTCCGACAACGGTTCGCGCAAGTGACCAATCCACCCATCGACTCGTTGCGCGAGAAGAAGGTGATGGCGCTCGACAGCTACATCGGTCCGCGAGGCAACCTCCTCGCCAGCGAACCGGGCGCCGCACGGCTCATTCATCTTCCCAGCGTCATTGTTTCGGAAGCCCAGCTCCAAGAACTCGCGACCTTCGACTGCGGTGTGCTCAAGGGCGTCAAGCTGTCGACCTTGTTCTCGCTTCCCGGCGAGCAGGCTCCGGCCGGCGCAGCGCTCACGGCGGCACTCGATCAGCTGATCGAAGCCTCAGCCGATGCGATCGCGAACGGCGCCAGCATCATCGTGCTTTCCGATCGCGGAATCGACCGTGAACACGTTGCGATACCGATGCTCCTGGCGGTCGGCGCGCTTCATCACGAAATGATTCGCCGCGGAATGCGCATGAAATTCGATCTCGTCTGTGAAACAGGCGAGGTCTGGGATGTGCATCAGCTCGCCTGCCTGATCGGATACAGCGCGGCGGCAGTCCATCCATGGTTGGCGCTGCAGGCCGCCAGCGCGCTTGCCGGCACGCGCAACTACGAAGAGATCACCCCAGCAGAGCTACAGCGCAATTACGTCAAGATGCTCGAGTATGGGATGCTCAAGGTCGGGTCCAAGATGGGGATTTCGACCGCCTCCGGGTATCGAGGAGCGCAGATCTTCGAAACCATCGGTATTTCGCAACAAGTCATCGACGCCTACTTTACCGGCACCCCTTCCCGCCTCGACGGTATCGGGTTCGCCGAAATCGAGCACGATCTGGTGACCCGGCATCGGGAGGCGTTCGAAGTTCCGCAGGCAAAGCTGCCGGACCCCGGGTTCGTCCGCTTCCGCAAGGACGGCGAGGCGCATGGGTACAACCCAACGATGGTCAAGGCACTGCAAGCGGCGGCAACGTCGAGTGAAACGAGCGACTATGACGCCTATCGCGAATTGGTCAAGCAGCATCCACTGACAGCCGTCCGCGACCTGATGACCCTCGAGCCGATCGGCGCCCCCATTCCGATCGAAGAAGTCGAATCGGTCAACGACATCGCATCCCGCTTTGTGGTGACCGCGATGTCGTTGGGCGCCCTGAGCCCCGAGGCGTATCGGGCGCTCGCGATCGGGATGAACCGGGTCGGTGGGCGCAGCAACTCCGGGGAAGGTGGAGAGGATCCGGACTGGTACGACGAACCGGGGCCGGACGAGCCGCACAGCAAGATCAAGCAGGTGGCATCTGGCCGTTTCGGCGTGACCGCTCGCTATCTGGCGAAAGCGTCCGAGCTCGAAATCAAGATGGCGCAGGGCTCGAAGCCAGGCGAAGGTGGTCAATTGCCCGGTCACAAGGTGACCGAATTCATTGCGCGCGTCCGGCATGCGGTTCCGGGGCTCCCCCTGATCTCGCCACCGCCGCATCATGACATCTACTCGATCGAGGACCTGGCTCAGCTCATCTACGACCTCCGCCAGGTCAATCCGAAGGCGACCATCGGTGTGAAACTGGTTGCTGAGGCAGGAGTTGGCACGATTGCCGCCGGTGTCGCCAAGGCGCGGGCCGACTACATCCTGATCAGCGGCCACAGCGGCGGCACCGGCGCGAGTCCGTTGACCTCGATCAAGTACGCCGGCTGCCCCTGGGAGATCGGTCTCGCCGAGACGCAACAGACGCTCGTGATGAACGGTCTGCGCTCTCGCGTGCGGCTGCGCACCGATGGCGGCATCAAGACGCCTGAAGATGTCGTCATGGCGGCGATGCTGGGCGCGGAAGAATACGGTTTCGGCACCTCGGTGTTGATCGCCATCGGATGCGATATGGCACGGCAGTGCCATCTCAACACCTGCCCGACCGGCATTGCGACGCAGAAAGAAGAATTGCGCGCCAAGTTCGGCGGTACTCCCGAAATGGTGGCCAACTACTTCACGCTGCTCGCCGAAGGTGTGCGCGAGGTGCTGGCATCGATCGGGGCGCGTACGATCGACGAGATCGTCGGCCGCACCGACCTGCTGACACGCCGACCGGACCTGACCGGGCGCGCGGAATTGCTCGATCTCTCCTCGCTCTTCGCCGAGCCTGCGGCAGAGACGGTTCGCCGAAAGACCATTGGCCTGACCGACGCGGACGAAACGATCGACGACCGGATACTGGCACAGCATGGCGACGCAATTCGCGGCACCGGACATGTCAGCATCTCCGAGCGCATCACCACCAAGGACCGCACGGTCGGCGCGCAGGTGGCCGGAGCCATCTCCCTGGCGCATGGGCTCTATGCTCTCGGAGAGCCAAAGTACAAGGCATCGTTCACTGGAAGCGCGGGGCAGAGCTTTGGCGCGTTCACGGTCAACGGTATGCACCTGACGCTCGAAGGTGAAGCCAACGACTATGTCGGAAAAGGCATGGCGGGCGGCACGATTGCCATCAAACCATTGGCCGACGCTGCGTTCGAGACCCCTCAAGTGATTGCCGGGAACACCATTCTCTATGGAGCGACGGGTGGTGAGGCCTACGTTGCTGGCAAGGTGGGTGAGCGGTTCGCCGTGCGCAACAGCGGCGCAACGGCGGTGGTCGAAGGCTTGGGAGACCACGGTTGCGAATACATGACCGGTGGTCTGGTGGCGATTCTTGGTCCGACTGGCCGCAACTTTGGCGCAGGAATGACCAACGGGATCGCGTACGTCTACGATCCGGAAGGCGGTTTCGACACGCATATCAACGGTGAATCCGTCTTGGTGGAGCGTGGCCTTGGCGCGGTCGACGAAGCCGAACTGCGCGCGTTGATCGAGCGGCATGTCGCGCTCACTGGCAGCGCGCTGGGTCAGCAACTGCTGGACGATTGGGCTACCACGTTGACCGTCACGTGGAAGGTCATTCCACGGGCGACGCTGCTCTTGCAGGTCGCGACACCGGATCAGGTCGAGGCTCGGGGAGCGGCCGACTAA
- a CDS encoding glutamine synthetase family protein has product MSVSELGTGHARTSASEVVLRVREEGLGLVDLVFSDITGGAKALTIPASLVERTLERGYRFDGSALTGGLRSIELDLYLMPDPSTFVVLTPSDGDERRGRLCCSVLRRDGQPFDGDPRSALERVIERASGVGIDYRVGIEMEYYLLRGEWSHLAIERDSAGYFDFGEDAVSRTRDSIVSSLASIGVGLGGAHHETGPGQEEIDLRPTSALHMADQLITIRQTIRTAARQFGLRATFMPKPFTDAPGSGLHVFQQFRHVERGADLLRNEVDELSSTALQIIGGQIAHAPAMCAVLCPTVNSYKRLNAGHRAPRYANWAHVSQTSMIRVPSVLAGGAASIELRCQDALANPYLSLAVALSAALDGIDHQIDPPEPLEESFSSYDDAGLERIGVQRLPGTLGEALEAFSQDQVVRNALGSYISDQLLTVKRAEWEEYRTVVGPWEHRRYGDA; this is encoded by the coding sequence ATGAGTGTTTCTGAGTTGGGCACCGGTCATGCGCGGACATCCGCATCGGAGGTCGTCCTGCGGGTGCGTGAGGAAGGGCTCGGGCTCGTCGATCTTGTCTTCAGCGATATCACGGGAGGCGCCAAGGCGCTGACCATTCCGGCGTCATTGGTGGAGCGCACGCTCGAACGCGGGTACCGCTTCGATGGTTCAGCGCTCACTGGCGGGCTGCGAAGCATCGAGCTCGATCTCTATCTGATGCCCGATCCCTCAACCTTTGTCGTGCTTACTCCCAGCGATGGCGACGAGCGCCGCGGGCGCCTCTGTTGCTCGGTGTTGCGGCGGGACGGGCAACCGTTCGATGGCGACCCCCGCTCGGCGCTTGAGCGCGTGATCGAGCGGGCGTCCGGGGTGGGAATCGACTATCGCGTCGGCATCGAAATGGAGTACTACCTTCTGCGCGGTGAATGGAGCCATCTTGCCATCGAGCGAGACAGCGCCGGCTATTTCGATTTCGGCGAAGACGCGGTTTCCCGCACCCGCGATTCGATCGTCTCTTCGCTCGCGTCGATCGGTGTTGGGCTCGGCGGCGCGCATCACGAAACGGGCCCTGGGCAGGAAGAGATCGATCTCCGGCCCACGAGCGCGTTGCACATGGCCGATCAGCTCATCACCATCCGACAAACGATCCGCACGGCCGCCCGCCAATTCGGACTGCGCGCCACGTTCATGCCCAAGCCGTTCACCGATGCCCCCGGTTCCGGGCTGCATGTCTTTCAGCAGTTCCGGCATGTCGAACGCGGCGCCGACCTGCTCCGCAACGAGGTCGACGAGCTTTCGTCTACCGCGCTTCAAATCATCGGCGGCCAGATTGCGCACGCGCCCGCCATGTGCGCGGTGCTCTGTCCCACCGTGAACTCCTATAAGCGGCTCAATGCCGGTCATCGGGCTCCACGCTATGCCAACTGGGCCCACGTGAGCCAGACGTCCATGATCCGGGTGCCGTCGGTGCTTGCTGGTGGCGCGGCCTCGATCGAGCTGCGTTGTCAGGATGCGTTGGCGAATCCCTACCTTTCGCTGGCGGTGGCGCTCTCGGCAGCGCTCGACGGAATCGACCACCAGATCGACCCACCGGAACCGTTGGAGGAATCGTTTAGCTCCTACGACGATGCCGGGCTCGAGCGGATTGGTGTCCAACGACTGCCAGGCACGCTCGGTGAGGCACTCGAGGCGTTCTCTCAGGATCAGGTCGTGCGGAACGCCCTGGGTTCCTATATCTCCGACCAGCTGCTCACTGTGAAACGAGCCGAATGGGAGGAATATCGAACGGTCGTCGGCCCATGGGAGCACCGCCGTTACGGCGATGCCTGA
- a CDS encoding helix-turn-helix domain-containing protein, with protein MITVRDIIEEALPEEALVVAGEQGLSGEVTWATRPRPSPPAFGHLSGGELVLLTPGVLTSLDERLTLDAAIRQLAGFGVSAVGFAGRPTAAARAAANLTGVPLIQLSPDADLALLEREAAHLVAVKRREAQRKGSETSRRLMELAIAGESLADLTTTLSENARRDVFIVGRDGRLLAMTSPSGQVPSSAVIMPLLEAGRPLELEWVKTNPGGSMAEPATTVLPWDGVQYRVVAPILGRDGYLGLLSMLIGSAEASAEERALASRGAAASAIVLAREHAAAVARQELELNVLDEILDGALRSEISLIQQARRLGHALDQPHAALVARFESTGGTQPRASLDATRGAVEAALSRLGVSVLWRIRHNNIEVVWNPAQIEQGADFPIALQQELMRVSRPGLAGVVSLGAGAFHAGTSGIRQSHQEAKQALTMSRRLYGPGQVTRFEDLGIYRLLFAARDLPELRSFHDDALNLLIDYDRQHGAELLRTLGAFFAGRCGPKETAAILGVHRNTVLYRLERIRDLTGFDLDDADVRLRLQLAYSAHIALFAEPTGVIGARESRTA; from the coding sequence ATGATTACCGTTCGGGACATTATCGAAGAGGCGTTGCCGGAAGAGGCGCTGGTCGTTGCGGGAGAGCAGGGGCTATCGGGCGAGGTTACCTGGGCCACGCGGCCCCGTCCCAGCCCGCCTGCGTTTGGGCACCTGAGCGGGGGCGAACTCGTCTTGCTCACACCAGGCGTGCTTACAAGCCTCGATGAGCGATTGACCCTCGACGCAGCGATTCGGCAGCTTGCCGGGTTCGGCGTTTCCGCGGTCGGTTTCGCTGGACGCCCCACTGCAGCCGCGCGCGCTGCCGCGAACTTGACCGGTGTGCCGTTGATTCAGCTTTCGCCGGACGCCGACCTCGCGTTGCTGGAACGCGAAGCGGCGCATCTGGTGGCGGTCAAGCGGCGGGAGGCGCAGCGCAAGGGCAGCGAAACGAGCCGGCGCCTTATGGAGCTTGCCATTGCGGGTGAATCGCTGGCCGATCTCACCACCACGCTCTCGGAGAATGCTCGGCGGGATGTCTTCATTGTCGGCCGTGATGGCCGTTTGCTCGCCATGACCAGCCCGAGCGGCCAGGTTCCGTCCAGCGCGGTGATCATGCCCTTGCTGGAAGCCGGACGGCCACTCGAGCTGGAGTGGGTCAAGACCAATCCAGGCGGGAGCATGGCCGAGCCTGCGACGACCGTTCTCCCCTGGGATGGTGTGCAATATCGTGTCGTAGCGCCCATTCTCGGCCGCGACGGCTATCTGGGACTGCTCTCGATGCTGATCGGCAGCGCGGAGGCAAGCGCGGAAGAACGCGCGTTAGCCTCGCGAGGCGCCGCCGCGTCGGCGATCGTGCTCGCGCGCGAACATGCGGCAGCGGTCGCGCGTCAGGAACTCGAACTCAACGTACTCGACGAGATCCTGGATGGCGCATTGCGCAGCGAAATCTCGCTCATCCAGCAGGCACGCCGTTTGGGACATGCGCTCGACCAGCCACATGCCGCGCTGGTGGCGCGCTTCGAATCGACTGGAGGAACCCAGCCCCGCGCGAGTCTCGATGCCACTCGTGGTGCGGTCGAAGCTGCCCTGAGCCGGCTCGGCGTGTCAGTGCTCTGGCGGATTCGACATAACAATATCGAAGTCGTCTGGAACCCGGCGCAGATCGAACAGGGAGCCGACTTTCCAATTGCCTTGCAGCAGGAACTCATGCGGGTCAGCCGTCCTGGTCTTGCCGGAGTGGTGTCGCTCGGGGCAGGAGCGTTTCATGCCGGCACCAGCGGTATTCGGCAATCACACCAGGAAGCCAAACAAGCGCTCACGATGTCTCGCCGGCTCTATGGGCCCGGACAGGTCACTCGCTTCGAGGACCTTGGTATCTACCGGCTTCTGTTCGCGGCACGGGACCTCCCCGAACTGCGCAGCTTTCATGACGATGCCCTGAATTTGCTCATCGACTACGACCGGCAACATGGAGCCGAACTGCTTCGCACGTTGGGAGCCTTCTTCGCCGGTCGCTGCGGGCCAAAAGAAACAGCCGCAATCCTTGGAGTCCATCGAAACACGGTGCTCTATCGCCTGGAGCGTATCCGGGATCTCACCGGGTTCGATCTCGACGATGCCGATGTCCGGCTCCGCTTGCAGCTTGCCTATAGCGCCCACATCGCGCTTTTCGCCGAACCGACTGGTGTCATCGGCGCTCGGGAGTCACGCACCGCATAG
- a CDS encoding DMT family transporter has product MIALLVGVALLMGFFMAVQPAINLELRRFVGSPAQAAMVSTFVSTISLGFFVFVILRKPWPSLEAATATPWWIWVGGLLGAVYVAVSVVLISRLGAAFAFSLVVLGQMLTALVMDRFGWFGVPIHDFSPGRVIGVALVILGVVLIRMF; this is encoded by the coding sequence ATGATCGCACTACTTGTCGGCGTAGCACTCTTGATGGGGTTCTTCATGGCGGTGCAACCCGCGATCAACCTGGAGTTGCGCCGTTTCGTTGGGAGCCCAGCCCAGGCGGCGATGGTCTCGACCTTCGTATCGACGATTTCGCTCGGGTTCTTCGTGTTCGTCATCCTGCGGAAACCGTGGCCCAGCCTGGAGGCAGCCACAGCGACGCCATGGTGGATATGGGTCGGGGGGCTGCTCGGCGCGGTGTACGTGGCCGTCAGTGTGGTCCTGATTTCTCGACTGGGCGCGGCCTTCGCGTTCTCACTGGTGGTGTTGGGTCAAATGCTGACAGCGCTGGTCATGGACCGGTTCGGCTGGTTTGGCGTGCCCATCCATGATTTTTCCCCTGGGAGAGTTATAGGTGTGGCGCTCGTCATTCTGGGCGTTGTGTTGATTCGCATGTTCTGA
- a CDS encoding cupin domain-containing protein, protein MESSYFALADVEAAHAAQDNRYLQFLTVPELSLGLYNLPAGAEDLQTPHLEDEIYFVVSGRGRLSAGDRDYPAEPGSILFVARHVPHTFHDITEDLHILVFFAPAHTG, encoded by the coding sequence ATGGAGTCTTCCTATTTCGCCCTGGCGGACGTCGAAGCCGCGCATGCCGCGCAGGACAATCGATACTTGCAATTTCTGACTGTTCCCGAGCTGAGTCTTGGTCTCTACAACCTTCCTGCTGGCGCCGAGGATCTGCAAACGCCGCATCTGGAGGACGAGATCTACTTCGTCGTATCCGGTCGCGGGCGCCTCAGCGCCGGAGATCGCGACTATCCCGCAGAACCCGGTTCCATCCTCTTCGTTGCCAGGCATGTCCCCCACACGTTCCACGACATCACGGAGGACCTGCACATCCTGGTCTTCTTTGCACCAGCGCATACCGGATAG
- a CDS encoding AbrB/MazE/SpoVT family DNA-binding domain-containing protein yields the protein MQERGQITLPKKVREEMGLVPGDHVVAIPDGKGGYSLERIRPMTIDEMYERVGNRVAVDAKDIDQLIQKAMEEEADEFARRLEESGTA from the coding sequence ATGCAGGAGCGAGGTCAGATCACGCTCCCCAAAAAGGTTCGAGAGGAGATGGGGCTCGTACCAGGGGACCATGTTGTCGCGATACCTGACGGAAAGGGCGGCTATTCACTCGAGCGAATCAGGCCGATGACGATCGACGAGATGTACGAGCGGGTTGGAAACCGCGTAGCGGTCGACGCGAAGGACATCGATCAGTTGATTCAGAAGGCGATGGAAGAGGAGGCTGACGAGTTTGCCAGACGACTCGAAGAGTCAGGGACTGCTTGA
- a CDS encoding PIN domain-containing protein, whose product MPDDSKSQGLLDTNVLIHSLTNDANSAECRAFLRLVQAGERRVRLEPYVVHEMSYALSRVLKHTRQEIAEELLALTQWSGIDCDQELIPAAIIRWRDRPSVSFADALLAAEAIRSQTRVFTVNVRDFNDTGIEVPAPLSSFQP is encoded by the coding sequence TTGCCAGACGACTCGAAGAGTCAGGGACTGCTTGACACCAATGTGTTGATCCATTCGCTGACGAATGATGCGAACTCGGCCGAATGCCGTGCGTTCCTGAGACTCGTGCAAGCAGGTGAGCGGCGTGTCCGTCTCGAGCCGTATGTCGTTCACGAGATGTCGTATGCGCTGTCGCGGGTTCTGAAACACACCCGACAGGAGATTGCGGAGGAGTTGCTTGCGTTGACCCAGTGGTCCGGCATTGATTGCGACCAGGAGCTGATTCCGGCCGCGATCATTCGTTGGCGCGATCGGCCGTCGGTCTCGTTTGCCGACGCGCTGCTGGCAGCCGAAGCAATCCGAAGCCAGACGAGAGTGTTCACGGTCAACGTGCGAGATTTCAATGACACTGGGATCGAGGTCCCGGCCCCTCTGTCCAGTTTTCAACCGTGA